A single genomic interval of Spirosoma linguale DSM 74 harbors:
- a CDS encoding outer membrane efflux protein (PFAM: outer membrane efflux protein~KEGG: dac:Daci_1551 outer membrane efflux protein): MILRKIILYLGCMSTLLTASAQTTLTLRQTLQQVRENSPALRVERLNVNAAQADQVTANLRPNPVLNNQTLFQLAQPAGTSAPLPGAEGVGVLNRQRRQFWLQATKEFDIHNKRLYRNRFAEASTNLAVQSVAETERGILFDAANRYLDAWYARVQLALLQRAKANVDTLVQLNKVRLKNLVITETDLTRTQLISDQYDIQTRTAQQDVRNRLNELRLVVGVADTINVALNDSIINPAFTNPLSLYPTVTASADSLLRIAATSRTDVRVAEANLETARRNVDLQQVLAKPRNEAGLIWNPQNAVPYAGVFLTLELPVYSRNQGEIQKSRVLQEQAGQAAKLIQARIRSEVETAYQSFATSRQNIDRYVGIRRDADRVLASVRYAYLRGATTLIDLLQAQTSWFDTQTAYYQALYTHRQNYVRLLYATGQINTY; encoded by the coding sequence ATGATTCTGCGAAAAATAATCTTATATCTCGGGTGTATGAGTACGTTGTTGACGGCCTCTGCACAAACGACGCTAACCCTGCGGCAAACGCTGCAGCAGGTACGCGAAAACAGTCCGGCCCTGCGCGTTGAACGGCTAAACGTCAATGCGGCTCAAGCCGATCAGGTAACGGCCAACCTGCGGCCAAACCCAGTTCTGAACAATCAGACCCTTTTTCAACTGGCGCAGCCAGCGGGCACGTCGGCCCCGCTGCCCGGTGCTGAAGGGGTTGGTGTGCTGAATCGCCAGCGACGGCAGTTCTGGCTTCAGGCCACGAAGGAGTTCGACATTCACAACAAACGGTTGTACCGAAACCGCTTTGCCGAAGCCAGTACCAATCTGGCGGTTCAGAGCGTGGCCGAAACCGAACGGGGTATCCTGTTCGACGCGGCCAACCGGTACCTCGATGCGTGGTATGCCCGTGTACAACTGGCACTGCTTCAACGGGCTAAAGCGAACGTCGATACGCTGGTGCAGCTGAATAAGGTACGGCTTAAAAATCTGGTCATTACAGAAACCGACCTCACCCGGACACAACTTATATCCGATCAGTACGACATCCAGACGCGCACCGCCCAGCAGGACGTACGCAACCGCCTGAACGAACTGCGGCTCGTGGTTGGTGTAGCCGATACCATCAATGTGGCGCTGAACGACTCCATCATCAATCCCGCTTTTACAAACCCACTAAGCCTGTACCCGACAGTAACCGCCAGCGCCGATAGCCTGTTGCGCATTGCCGCCACGTCCCGTACCGATGTGCGCGTGGCCGAAGCCAATCTGGAAACGGCCCGGCGTAACGTCGATCTTCAGCAGGTACTGGCCAAACCCCGTAACGAGGCAGGCTTGATCTGGAACCCCCAAAATGCCGTTCCCTACGCGGGTGTTTTCCTGACCCTTGAATTGCCGGTCTATAGCCGCAATCAGGGCGAAATTCAGAAGTCGCGGGTGTTACAGGAACAGGCCGGGCAGGCTGCTAAGTTGATACAGGCACGGATACGGTCGGAGGTAGAAACGGCTTATCAGTCATTTGCCACCAGTCGTCAGAACATCGACCGCTACGTGGGTATCCGGCGCGATGCCGACCGCGTACTGGCGTCTGTCCGCTACGCCTATCTGCGTGGAGCCACGACCCTGATTGATCTGCTTCAGGCACAAACGTCGTGGTTCGATACCCAAACCGCCTATTACCAGGCTCTTTATACACACCGCCAAAACTACGTCCGACTGCTGTACGCAACCGGGCAAATCAACACGTACTGA